A window of the Cystobacter fuscus genome harbors these coding sequences:
- a CDS encoding phytoene/squalene synthase family protein, with the protein MKSRDENLVAKGYRMAEQVTRHHAKSFFFASFMLFGMRRKAAFALYAFCRRLDDMVDVADGADKGAVPTDLAERLTRARRAVAELFLDTPELADPRLPPPATRASGGEGPWHPAELAALVDCIQRFRVPEYPMQELISGMEMDLTIRRYDTWSQLDLYCYRVAGVVGLMMAAMLGCSEEWALGPAADLGRGMQLTNILRDVGEDLERDRVYLPLEELAAFGLSLEDLRRGVVDDRWRDFMRWQISRARAYYERAAAGIPALSGFGSQRMVMLMGSIYGDILRVIEERDFDVFSGRSAVSKSRKFALATHALVRPATVPLMHVRAPGGSVPLLPPARAVTTGSMP; encoded by the coding sequence ATGAAGTCGCGGGACGAGAACCTGGTTGCGAAGGGTTACCGGATGGCGGAGCAGGTGACCCGGCACCATGCCAAGAGTTTCTTCTTCGCTTCGTTCATGTTGTTCGGCATGAGGCGCAAGGCGGCCTTCGCCCTCTACGCCTTCTGCCGACGGCTGGACGACATGGTGGACGTGGCGGACGGGGCGGACAAGGGCGCGGTGCCCACGGACCTGGCCGAGCGGCTGACCCGCGCGCGGCGCGCCGTGGCCGAGCTCTTCCTGGACACGCCCGAACTGGCGGACCCCCGCCTGCCTCCGCCCGCCACGCGCGCCAGCGGGGGCGAGGGGCCGTGGCATCCCGCGGAGCTGGCCGCGCTCGTGGACTGCATCCAGCGCTTCCGCGTGCCCGAGTACCCCATGCAGGAGCTCATCTCCGGCATGGAGATGGACCTGACGATCCGCCGCTACGACACCTGGTCGCAGTTGGATCTGTACTGCTACCGGGTGGCCGGCGTGGTGGGGCTGATGATGGCGGCGATGCTCGGGTGCTCCGAGGAGTGGGCGCTCGGGCCCGCGGCGGACCTGGGCCGGGGCATGCAGCTCACCAACATCCTCCGGGACGTGGGCGAGGACCTGGAGCGCGACCGCGTCTATCTGCCCCTGGAGGAGCTGGCGGCCTTCGGGCTGTCGCTGGAGGACCTGCGCCGGGGCGTGGTGGATGACCGCTGGCGCGACTTCATGCGCTGGCAGATCTCCCGGGCGCGCGCCTACTACGAGCGGGCCGCGGCGGGCATCCCCGCGCTGTCGGGCTTCGGCTCGCAGCGCATGGTGATGCTCATGGGCTCCATCTACGGAGACATCCTGCGCGTCATCGAGGAGCGCGACTTCGACGTCTTCTCGGGCCGCTCGGCCGTTTCCAAGTCGCGCAAGTTCGCGCTGGCCACCCACGCGCTCGTGCGGCCCGCGACGGTGCCCCTCATGCACGTGCGCGCGCCGGGAGGATCGGTGCCGCTGCTGCCGCCCGCGCGCGCCGTCACGACGGGATCCATGCCATGA
- a CDS encoding phytoene desaturase family protein: MKSMRVAVVGGGIGGLTAAGLLAREGHDVTLFEGGPHLGGKAQSVQVGGLRLDTGPTLLTLPDVVRGLFDSLGAADLLPPFLELEAQCTYHFADGCGFVASKDLERTAHSAAQLRPSEGKGVHGFYAEAEHIWRAAGEPYLEAPFEGMAGFMSRVLRRGMVAVARGMKLSTLDDLARAHFKTEYMWQFVGRFATYAGASPYAASAAYALVPHIERAYGVHHVRGGIGALVDALGAAVARLGVKVHLNTRVHYQREGHGYRVGPSGGEERFDSVVVNADPLDKLGRGSEPLSLSGHVLLLEVDGRPALPHHAVLFSRDYRREFDELFAGQLAADPTVYFCNPSATDDTVAPPDKTGLFVMVNAPALPREPGAAERAAAEWELHGERVKAQMFDKLLTHYPELKGRMRVVAQRTPVDLAALGAPGGSIYGFLPHGRFGPFRRPRIRGGTPGLFFAGGGTHPGGGVPLVMLSGQFAARMASAHLRSGE, encoded by the coding sequence ATGAAGTCCATGCGTGTCGCGGTGGTGGGTGGTGGAATCGGAGGACTGACGGCCGCCGGACTGCTGGCCAGGGAGGGTCATGACGTCACCCTCTTCGAGGGGGGTCCCCACCTCGGTGGCAAGGCGCAGTCCGTGCAGGTGGGCGGACTGCGGCTGGACACCGGGCCCACGCTGCTCACGCTCCCGGACGTCGTGCGCGGTCTGTTCGATTCGCTGGGCGCGGCGGACCTGCTGCCGCCCTTCCTCGAGCTGGAGGCGCAGTGCACCTACCACTTCGCGGACGGGTGCGGCTTCGTGGCCTCCAAGGACCTCGAGCGCACCGCGCACAGCGCCGCGCAACTGCGTCCGAGCGAGGGGAAAGGCGTGCACGGCTTCTACGCGGAGGCCGAGCACATCTGGCGCGCCGCGGGCGAGCCCTACCTGGAGGCCCCCTTCGAGGGCATGGCGGGCTTCATGTCCCGGGTGCTGCGTCGGGGCATGGTGGCCGTGGCCCGGGGCATGAAGCTGTCCACCCTGGACGACCTGGCGCGGGCGCATTTCAAGACGGAGTACATGTGGCAATTCGTGGGTCGCTTCGCCACGTACGCGGGGGCTTCGCCCTATGCGGCGAGCGCGGCCTATGCCCTGGTGCCCCACATCGAGCGCGCGTACGGCGTGCACCACGTGCGAGGTGGAATTGGCGCGCTGGTGGACGCGCTCGGGGCGGCGGTGGCTCGCCTGGGCGTGAAGGTGCACCTGAACACGCGCGTGCACTACCAGCGCGAGGGCCACGGCTACCGGGTGGGTCCGTCCGGCGGCGAGGAGCGTTTCGACTCGGTGGTGGTGAACGCGGACCCGCTGGACAAGCTGGGACGCGGGAGCGAGCCGCTGTCGCTGTCGGGCCATGTGCTGCTGCTGGAGGTGGATGGCCGTCCCGCCCTGCCGCACCACGCCGTGCTCTTCAGCCGGGACTACCGGCGCGAGTTCGACGAGCTGTTCGCGGGCCAGCTCGCGGCGGATCCCACCGTGTACTTCTGCAACCCCTCGGCGACGGACGACACGGTGGCGCCGCCGGACAAGACGGGCCTGTTCGTCATGGTGAATGCCCCGGCGCTGCCGCGCGAGCCCGGTGCCGCCGAGCGCGCCGCGGCGGAGTGGGAGCTGCACGGCGAGCGGGTGAAGGCGCAGATGTTCGACAAGCTGCTCACCCACTACCCGGAGCTGAAGGGGCGCATGCGCGTGGTGGCCCAGCGCACGCCGGTGGACCTGGCCGCGTTGGGCGCGCCCGGAGGTTCCATCTACGGCTTCCTACCGCACGGCCGCTTCGGTCCCTTCCGCCGTCCGCGCATCCGGGGAGGCACTCCTGGACTCTTCTTCGCGGGAGGAGGCACGCATCCGGGCGGAGGGGTTCCCCTGGTGATGCTCTCGGGCCAGTTCGCGGCCCGCATGGCGTCCGCGCATCTGAGGAGCGGCGAATGA
- a CDS encoding carotenoid 1,2-hydratase has product MRRLDLLSPRALRGESWLDALPALPDTAGAYRWFYADVTAGEYSAVFIFMLGSLFSPRYSVGAPRGALPLQHSAVNFALYHRGRGVRWVLSEYPQALVCQGGRELLIGRSRLEYTRDGRVCLEVDEQCAPFGGAVHARLELQPESFSTEEVQLVPGVPHYWRALAPRARAWLSVDSEDVRAEGHGYHDTNHGAELLGARLPGWYWARLHGPEETVVEYHLPGGVAPLRVTASARGTSCERWPVRAEPLGTRMTGWGLRVPERLVSSPGGATEPRLLESSPFYARLEARQGGLDVMGEVADFRRFHSPFIRWMAHFRTRVERQT; this is encoded by the coding sequence ATGAGGCGCCTGGATTTGCTGTCGCCGCGCGCCCTCCGGGGCGAGTCGTGGCTGGACGCGCTGCCGGCGCTGCCGGATACGGCCGGGGCCTATCGCTGGTTCTACGCCGACGTGACGGCGGGCGAGTACAGCGCCGTCTTCATCTTCATGCTCGGCTCGCTCTTCTCGCCGCGCTACTCGGTGGGGGCGCCGCGGGGCGCGTTGCCGCTGCAACACAGCGCGGTGAACTTCGCGCTCTACCACCGTGGCCGAGGGGTGCGCTGGGTGCTCAGCGAGTATCCCCAGGCGTTGGTGTGCCAGGGAGGCCGGGAGCTGCTCATCGGCCGCTCGCGCCTGGAGTACACGCGGGATGGCCGGGTGTGCCTGGAGGTGGACGAGCAGTGCGCGCCTTTTGGCGGAGCGGTGCACGCGCGGCTGGAGCTCCAGCCCGAGTCCTTCTCGACCGAGGAGGTGCAACTGGTGCCGGGCGTGCCGCACTACTGGCGGGCGCTGGCACCTCGGGCGAGGGCGTGGTTGTCGGTGGACTCCGAGGACGTGCGCGCCGAGGGCCACGGCTATCACGACACCAACCATGGCGCGGAACTGCTGGGCGCGCGGCTGCCGGGCTGGTACTGGGCACGGCTGCACGGGCCGGAGGAGACGGTGGTGGAGTACCACCTGCCGGGCGGAGTGGCTCCCCTGCGCGTGACGGCGAGTGCCCGGGGCACGTCGTGTGAGCGGTGGCCGGTGCGCGCGGAGCCGCTGGGCACGCGCATGACGGGATGGGGCCTGCGCGTGCCGGAGCGGCTGGTGTCGAGCCCCGGGGGGGCGACCGAGCCCCGGTTGCTGGAGTCCTCTCCCTTCTATGCCCGGCTGGAGGCACGCCAGGGTGGACTGGACGTGATGGGGGAGGTGGCGGACTTCCGGCGCTTCCACTCGCCCTTCATCCGCTGGATGGCGCACTTCCGCACGCGCGTGGAGCGCCAGACATGA
- a CDS encoding glycosyltransferase, protein MTTWAALAMAWGGLAGGFSAVALARLMRRRPAAASTRVPVLLLRPVDAPTPREVENLATPIDYPGPLEHVVLAPERPPLPEHVRWVPSDPSTPNRKVGHLLHALRVLPREGRVVLVVDADVVVTGALVAGLAAPVAAGAALSTAVPTPVDARGLAGRAVAALLRRTHHSFRALHVMSAGAAAVCGKALGLSGRAVEELPELADHIGEDLELSKRLHARGLGVALCEVPAVVPLAAGDWDAALARFTRWMQVLRSHRPGLYPTVPLLFTPTWPLLVLGMAAGSSGLWGCVAALVAVRTLLSWRLARLSAPGAHPGAGSSEGGAYSFALDWLLGEALLLAAFVRSLAHPPRVTWRGRVYALHPGGRMSPGWTELKQEGGV, encoded by the coding sequence ATGACTACGTGGGCGGCCCTGGCAATGGCCTGGGGAGGACTGGCCGGGGGCTTCAGCGCGGTGGCGCTGGCGCGCCTCATGCGGCGGCGTCCGGCGGCTGCCTCCACGCGGGTGCCGGTGCTGTTGCTGCGTCCGGTGGATGCGCCCACGCCCCGCGAGGTGGAGAACCTGGCCACGCCCATCGACTACCCGGGTCCGTTGGAGCACGTGGTGCTCGCCCCCGAGCGGCCACCCCTGCCCGAGCACGTGCGGTGGGTGCCGAGCGATCCCTCGACGCCCAACCGCAAGGTGGGGCACCTGCTGCATGCGCTGAGGGTGCTGCCCCGGGAGGGCCGGGTGGTGCTGGTGGTGGACGCGGACGTGGTGGTGACGGGCGCGCTGGTGGCGGGCCTGGCGGCGCCGGTGGCGGCGGGCGCGGCGCTGAGCACGGCGGTGCCCACGCCGGTGGACGCGCGGGGACTGGCCGGGCGGGCCGTGGCCGCGCTGCTGCGCCGCACGCACCACAGCTTCCGGGCGCTGCACGTGATGAGCGCCGGGGCCGCGGCGGTGTGTGGCAAGGCGCTCGGGTTGAGTGGCCGGGCGGTGGAGGAACTGCCGGAGCTGGCGGACCACATCGGCGAGGACCTGGAGTTGTCCAAGCGGCTGCACGCGCGCGGCCTCGGCGTGGCGTTGTGCGAGGTGCCGGCGGTGGTGCCCCTGGCCGCGGGAGACTGGGACGCGGCCCTGGCCCGCTTCACGCGCTGGATGCAGGTGTTGCGCAGCCACCGGCCCGGGCTCTACCCGACGGTGCCCCTGCTGTTCACGCCCACGTGGCCGCTGCTGGTGCTCGGCATGGCGGCGGGCTCGTCGGGCCTGTGGGGGTGCGTGGCGGCGCTGGTGGCCGTGCGCACCCTGTTGTCCTGGCGGCTCGCGCGGCTCAGCGCTCCCGGAGCCCACCCGGGAGCAGGGAGTTCCGAGGGCGGAGCGTACAGCTTCGCGCTGGATTGGTTGTTGGGCGAGGCCCTGTTGCTCGCCGCCTTCGTCCGCTCCCTCGCGCACCCCCCGCGGGTGACCTGGCGGGGGCGCGTCTATGCGTTGCACCCAGGAGGCCGGATGTCACCCGGATGGACGGAATTGAAGCAGGAGGGCGGGGTATGA
- a CDS encoding lycopene cyclase domain-containing protein encodes MTYARFLGLFVVLPIVLLAVRYRRVLTGRALLPLVPLLAIVYVATCPWDNLAVKWGLWRFKPELIWGIVVGYLPLEEYLFFGLQTLLVGVWVLARLRRVSLAPAARKSPASPPVPAGQHRLDSKLGSNKLGSKEVVS; translated from the coding sequence ATGACCTACGCACGTTTCCTGGGCCTGTTCGTCGTGCTGCCCATCGTCTTGCTGGCGGTGCGCTACCGGCGCGTGCTCACCGGGCGAGCCCTGCTGCCCCTGGTGCCCCTGTTGGCCATCGTCTACGTGGCCACGTGCCCCTGGGACAACCTGGCGGTGAAGTGGGGGCTGTGGCGCTTCAAGCCGGAGCTCATCTGGGGCATCGTCGTGGGCTACCTGCCCCTGGAGGAGTACCTCTTCTTCGGCTTGCAGACGCTGCTGGTGGGGGTGTGGGTGCTCGCGCGGCTGCGTCGGGTGTCCCTGGCACCCGCCGCCCGGAAGTCCCCCGCGAGCCCCCCGGTGCCCGCGGGCCAGCACCGGCTGGACTCCAAGCTGGGCTCCAACAAGCTGGGCTCCAAGGAGGTGGTGTCATGA
- a CDS encoding lycopene cyclase domain-containing protein, whose amino-acid sequence MMESRWAYLIHLMAWAGPFIALQLGVLVFYFRERSWTVLRAALVPAGVMGVYLSVADHLAIREGIWSFGEGKHLGIYIGAVPLEELLFFLLTSVMVALGLTLFAALLARREARVP is encoded by the coding sequence ATGATGGAGTCGCGCTGGGCGTACCTCATCCATCTCATGGCGTGGGCGGGCCCCTTCATCGCGCTGCAACTCGGGGTGCTGGTGTTCTACTTCCGCGAGCGCTCCTGGACGGTGCTGCGCGCGGCGCTCGTGCCGGCGGGCGTCATGGGCGTCTACCTGTCGGTGGCGGATCACCTGGCCATCCGCGAGGGCATCTGGAGCTTCGGGGAGGGCAAGCACCTGGGCATCTACATCGGCGCGGTGCCGCTCGAGGAGCTGCTCTTCTTCCTGCTCACCAGCGTCATGGTGGCGCTGGGCCTGACCCTCTTCGCCGCCCTGCTGGCCCGGCGCGAGGCGCGCGTGCCGTGA
- a CDS encoding lysophospholipid acyltransferase family protein: MIHAAKGGFPGWMVDTYVGWKFRSSFRGLWVRGALEDSVAGRLVYANHSNWWDGFVLHQLGRAAGWDTYCVMEEKNLARYRFLSRIGAFSIRRGEAASSLETLRYASSLLARPRAAVCIFPEGELRPHGVRSLKLERGVELLARVSGARCVPLCIRYAFFEHERPDVLVEVGGSHAAAPLERYREELEAAARRLEAATSLEGFTQVVSGARGVAERWDAVRGHG, from the coding sequence GTGATACACGCGGCCAAGGGCGGGTTTCCGGGATGGATGGTCGACACCTATGTGGGCTGGAAGTTCCGCTCGTCCTTCCGGGGCTTGTGGGTGCGCGGAGCGCTGGAGGACAGCGTGGCCGGGCGCCTCGTCTATGCGAACCACTCCAACTGGTGGGATGGCTTCGTGCTGCATCAACTTGGCCGGGCGGCGGGTTGGGACACATACTGCGTCATGGAGGAGAAGAACCTGGCGCGCTATCGCTTCCTGTCGCGCATCGGTGCCTTCAGCATCCGGCGGGGTGAGGCGGCCTCGTCCCTGGAGACACTGCGCTACGCGAGCTCGCTGCTCGCGCGGCCCCGGGCCGCGGTGTGTATCTTCCCGGAGGGTGAGCTGCGGCCCCATGGCGTGCGCTCGCTGAAGCTGGAGCGCGGGGTGGAGCTGCTCGCGCGGGTGAGCGGGGCGCGCTGCGTTCCGCTCTGCATCCGCTACGCCTTCTTCGAGCACGAGCGGCCGGACGTGCTGGTGGAGGTGGGCGGGTCGCACGCGGCGGCTCCCCTGGAGCGCTACCGCGAGGAGCTGGAGGCGGCGGCACGGCGGCTGGAGGCGGCGACGAGTCTGGAGGGCTTCACCCAGGTGGTGTCCGGTGCCCGGGGCGTGGCCGAACGTTGGGACGCGGTGCGCGGCCATGGCTGA
- a CDS encoding MerR family transcriptional regulator — protein MAERTYRIHIAAEFSGVKVELIRAWERRYGVLSPQRTPSGYRVYTDRDVALLRRLKQLTEEGVSISEAAKMLPQLLAEIDAAQPSQSPPPEPSDGSVASWREEVLEAVRVLDQRRVSETLDEVLAALSPLKAYEDVLVPLQQEVGELWHQGVFTVGQEHLVTQEIRARLISLLYSAPNKGPRHALLACFPEEQHELGLLGMALRLRHSGMTVTLLGQRTPTDEVVRIARALEVDLVGLSAVVDPGAREFEEILTRVTRGLTPGMDVWVGGRAALQHRALCERLGVRVFEHAADWPRLLGG, from the coding sequence ATGGCTGAGCGTACCTACCGCATTCACATCGCCGCCGAGTTCTCCGGCGTGAAGGTGGAGCTCATCCGCGCCTGGGAGCGGCGCTATGGGGTGCTCTCGCCCCAGCGCACCCCCTCGGGCTACCGGGTGTACACGGACCGGGACGTGGCGCTGCTGCGGCGGCTCAAGCAGCTCACCGAGGAGGGCGTGTCCATCAGCGAGGCGGCGAAGATGCTGCCGCAGCTCCTGGCGGAGATCGACGCGGCGCAGCCCTCCCAGTCCCCGCCTCCGGAGCCGAGCGACGGCAGCGTGGCCTCCTGGCGCGAGGAGGTGCTGGAGGCCGTCAGGGTGTTGGATCAACGTCGGGTGTCGGAGACGCTGGACGAGGTGCTCGCGGCGCTCTCTCCCTTGAAGGCCTACGAGGACGTGCTGGTGCCCCTGCAGCAGGAGGTGGGAGAGCTGTGGCACCAGGGCGTCTTCACGGTGGGGCAGGAGCACCTGGTGACGCAGGAGATCCGCGCGCGGCTCATCAGCCTGCTGTACTCCGCGCCCAACAAGGGACCGCGGCACGCGCTCCTGGCCTGCTTCCCGGAGGAGCAACACGAGCTGGGCCTCTTGGGCATGGCGCTGCGGCTGCGGCACTCCGGGATGACGGTGACGCTGCTGGGCCAGCGCACGCCCACCGACGAGGTGGTCCGCATAGCGCGGGCGCTCGAGGTGGACCTCGTGGGCCTGTCGGCGGTGGTGGACCCCGGTGCCCGGGAGTTCGAGGAGATCCTCACCCGGGTCACGCGCGGCCTCACTCCGGGCATGGACGTCTGGGTGGGAGGACGGGCGGCGCTCCAGCACCGGGCGCTGTGCGAGCGCCTGGGCGTGCGTGTCTTCGAGCACGCCGCCGACTGGCCACGGCTCCTGGGCGGATAG
- a CDS encoding amidohydrolase family protein: MLLGVCFLFLCLAVPLPGCVHDSGSGPARSDEAVAFIGVNVVPMDSERVLPDQTVIVRDGLISAMGPSTAITVPAGARRIEAKDRYLMPGLSDFHIHLHSDEQLLSYLAHGVTTVFELNGTPRHLKLREQIARRQVLGPRLYTSSPLMDGGPEGGSVVSVNSPEQARQAVVRQKREGYDAIKVYDNVPPGVYEQLVATAREQKLPVMGHVPRRVGVDAVLRARQAFISHGIEYFLAGSRDESRIPGFALGTKAAGTTVVPDLSHVHTSLKMMEDLEGVFSDPEARYLSPKVMSDWRYSNPTRRVDVRQFSERQRAAYPFVQHLTLSLQKAGVRLVLGTNASDAGLFPGKTVHLELAELVRAGLSPYEALVTSTRNPAAFIEEHVDPAARFGTVAVGQHADLLLLPGNPLEDVGQAGQALGVMVRGQWLTREHLQRLRDKVAESFNR; the protein is encoded by the coding sequence ATGCTCCTGGGTGTCTGCTTCCTGTTCCTCTGCCTCGCGGTGCCCCTGCCGGGGTGCGTGCACGACTCCGGGTCCGGGCCCGCCAGGTCGGACGAGGCGGTGGCCTTCATCGGGGTGAATGTCGTCCCCATGGATTCCGAGCGCGTGCTGCCGGATCAGACGGTCATCGTCCGCGATGGGCTCATCTCGGCGATGGGCCCCTCCACGGCCATCACCGTGCCGGCGGGCGCCCGGCGCATCGAGGCGAAGGACCGCTATCTGATGCCCGGCCTGTCGGACTTCCACATCCACCTGCACTCGGACGAGCAGCTCCTGTCGTACCTGGCCCATGGCGTCACCACCGTCTTCGAGCTGAACGGCACCCCGCGCCACCTGAAGCTGCGCGAGCAGATCGCCAGGCGTCAGGTGCTCGGCCCCCGGCTCTACACGAGCAGTCCGCTCATGGATGGAGGCCCCGAGGGGGGCAGCGTGGTGTCGGTGAACTCGCCCGAGCAGGCGCGCCAGGCGGTGGTGCGCCAGAAGCGCGAGGGCTATGACGCCATCAAGGTCTACGACAACGTCCCGCCGGGGGTGTACGAGCAGTTGGTGGCCACGGCGCGTGAGCAGAAGCTGCCGGTGATGGGGCATGTGCCGCGCAGGGTGGGCGTGGACGCGGTGCTGCGCGCGCGCCAGGCGTTCATCTCCCACGGCATCGAGTACTTCCTCGCCGGCTCGCGCGACGAGTCACGCATCCCTGGCTTCGCGCTCGGCACGAAGGCGGCGGGGACGACGGTGGTGCCGGACCTGTCGCACGTGCACACGTCCTTGAAGATGATGGAGGACCTGGAGGGCGTCTTCTCGGATCCCGAGGCGCGCTACCTGTCCCCGAAGGTGATGAGCGACTGGCGCTACTCCAACCCGACGCGCCGGGTGGACGTGCGGCAGTTCTCCGAGCGGCAGCGGGCGGCCTACCCCTTCGTGCAGCACCTCACCCTGTCGCTGCAGAAGGCCGGCGTGCGGCTGGTGCTGGGGACGAACGCGTCGGACGCGGGGCTCTTTCCCGGCAAGACGGTGCACCTGGAGCTGGCGGAGCTGGTGCGGGCGGGCCTGTCGCCCTACGAGGCCCTGGTGACGAGCACGCGCAACCCCGCGGCCTTCATCGAGGAGCACGTGGACCCGGCGGCGCGCTTCGGCACGGTGGCGGTGGGCCAGCACGCGGATCTGCTGCTCCTGCCGGGCAATCCCCTGGAGGATGTCGGGCAGGCGGGGCAGGCGCTCGGGGTGATGGTGCGTGGCCAGTGGCTGACGCGCGAGCACCTGCAGCGCCTGCGCGACAAGGTGGCCGAGTCCTTCAACCGGTGA
- a CDS encoding ester cyclase, whose amino-acid sequence MDAAKARQFYEDFLNTLYIQRNVGRLGDFIAANIVSHPVYPGQTPGIQGFEQMTRAFLDTFSDISFRVDGFSQEGETFSCQLVMKAKHIGTFMGIPATGRTAEVVDNLRYRLENGKIVEYWSNVDTQSLQRQLSAA is encoded by the coding sequence ATGGACGCCGCGAAGGCCCGTCAGTTCTACGAGGATTTCCTGAACACGCTCTACATCCAGCGCAATGTGGGGCGACTGGGCGACTTCATCGCCGCGAACATCGTCTCCCACCCCGTCTATCCGGGGCAGACCCCCGGCATCCAGGGCTTCGAGCAGATGACTCGCGCCTTCCTGGACACCTTCTCCGACATCAGCTTCCGCGTCGACGGCTTCTCCCAGGAGGGAGAGACCTTCTCGTGTCAGCTCGTCATGAAGGCCAAGCACATCGGCACCTTCATGGGCATCCCGGCCACCGGCCGCACGGCGGAGGTCGTGGACAACCTGCGCTACCGGCTCGAGAACGGGAAGATCGTCGAGTACTGGAGCAACGTGGACACCCAGTCGCTGCAGCGCCAGTTGAGCGCGGCCTGA
- a CDS encoding DUF4265 domain-containing protein, giving the protein MNERLKLRFPFENAEGEEEAETLWVIKREDGYEIDNIPFYAKEVSLGDVVAAQPDAGGVLWYSELVRPSGHSTLQLWFSRQEDVESVREALRQRGCASELSDLPRLVAVDVPPHVPYANIKALLEQGEQAGQFEYQEACLGFN; this is encoded by the coding sequence ATGAATGAGCGCCTGAAACTCCGTTTCCCATTCGAGAATGCGGAGGGAGAAGAGGAGGCAGAGACCCTGTGGGTCATCAAGCGGGAGGATGGATACGAAATCGATAACATCCCGTTCTACGCGAAGGAAGTCTCACTCGGGGACGTGGTCGCGGCCCAACCAGACGCCGGTGGAGTCCTCTGGTATTCCGAGCTGGTGCGTCCCAGCGGACACAGCACCCTTCAGCTCTGGTTCTCGCGCCAGGAGGATGTCGAGTCCGTGCGCGAGGCCCTCCGCCAGCGGGGATGTGCCTCGGAACTCAGCGACCTGCCCCGCCTGGTGGCGGTGGATGTTCCTCCCCACGTGCCCTACGCGAACATCAAAGCTTTACTCGAGCAGGGTGAGCAGGCGGGGCAGTTCGAATACCAAGAGGCGTGTCTCGGCTTCAACTAG
- a CDS encoding HNH endonuclease: MFTPRSLVPKVHLFFAATVLALAVPFSVQATNTRIHPEPASSLVAPLTFVAVEKQSALRSSSSQLNIVAGKAMRGSSGGARSGKAFTPAGKREIDAANAAKNNGSNKCENCGEDVVPAKKNERGVSPPVNQRERDHIIPKSKGGDGSPSNGQVLCRECNQEKGDKSP; encoded by the coding sequence ATGTTCACGCCTCGCAGCCTCGTCCCGAAGGTCCACTTGTTCTTCGCCGCTACGGTCCTGGCGCTGGCCGTGCCCTTCTCTGTCCAGGCCACAAATACCCGCATCCATCCGGAACCGGCCTCGTCCCTCGTAGCCCCACTCACATTCGTGGCGGTCGAAAAGCAGTCGGCGCTCAGGAGTTCTTCAAGCCAGCTCAACATCGTGGCCGGTAAGGCTATGAGGGGCAGTTCCGGGGGAGCCCGCTCAGGCAAAGCCTTCACGCCCGCGGGGAAGAGGGAGATCGATGCGGCGAACGCCGCGAAGAACAACGGCAGCAACAAGTGCGAGAACTGCGGGGAGGACGTCGTGCCCGCGAAGAAAAACGAGCGAGGCGTGTCGCCACCCGTCAATCAGCGCGAGCGTGACCACATCATCCCGAAAAGCAAGGGAGGTGATGGGTCGCCTTCCAATGGGCAGGTCCTCTGCCGAGAGTGCAATCAAGAGAAAGGGGACAAGTCTCCATGA